In Tursiops truncatus isolate mTurTru1 chromosome X, mTurTru1.mat.Y, whole genome shotgun sequence, the following proteins share a genomic window:
- the PRPS2 gene encoding ribose-phosphate pyrophosphokinase 2 isoform X3, with the protein MELLIMINACKIASSSRVTAVIPCFPYARQDKKDKSRAPISAKLVANMLSVAGADHIITMDLHASQIQGFFDIPVDNLYAEPAVLQWIRENITEWRNCIIVSPDAGGAKRVTSIADRLNVEFALIHKERKKANEVDRMVLVGDVKDRVAILVDDMADTCGTICHAADKLLSAGATKVYAILTHGIFSGPAISRINNAAFEAVVVTNTIPQEDKMKHCSKIQVIDISMILAEAIRRTHNGESVSYLFSHVPL; encoded by the exons ATGGAACTCCTCATCATGATCAACGCCTGCAAGATAGCGTCATCCTCCAGGGTGACCGCCGTGATCCCGTGCTTCCCCTACGCCCGCCAAGACAAAAAGGACAAG AGTCGTGCTCCGATTTCGGCGAAACTCGTGGCCAATATGCTCTCGGTCGCTGGGGCGGATCACATCATCACCATGGACCTGCATGCCTCTCAGATCCAG GGGTTCTTTGATATCCCCGTGGATAACTTGTACGCGGAGCCCGCGGTCCTGCAGTGGATTCGGGAGAACATCACCGAGTGGAGAAACTGCATCATTGTTTCACCTGACGCCGGGGGCGCCAAAAG GGTCACGTCAATCGCAGACAGGTTGAATGTGGAATTTGCCTTGATTcacaaggagaggaagaaggcaaATGAAGTGGACCGGATGGTGCTGGTGGGCGATGTGAAGGACCGCGTGGCCATCCTTGTGGATGACATGGCCGACACATGTGGCACCATCTGCCATGCTGCGGACAA gcTACTCTCGGCCGGAGCCACCAAAGTTTATGCTATCCTTACCCATGGGATCTTCTCTGGGCCAGCTATTTCCAGAATAAATAATGCCGCCTTTGAGGCTGTTGTTGTGACAAACACTATACCCCAAGAGGACAAAATGAAACACTGCTCCAAGATTCAG GTTATTGACATTTCGATGATCCTGGCCGAGGCGATTCGAAGGACCCACAACGGTGAATCTGTGTCTTACCTGTTCAGCCACGTCCCACTGTAA